A part of Sulfurimonas sp. HSL-1716 genomic DNA contains:
- a CDS encoding DUF420 domain-containing protein produces MFSSGFLGTAAPLYLDIVTLYFAILPFLMFLCISFAIKKKYDRHFICQSILFAVTLVVVAIFEVGMRMSGGIMEFMKTSGVSYGFMMTFLIVHVGIAIVSVVLWSALIYSAVKNYKVEAKGVPASHPRIGRYVFLGMTVSSSMGIVIYYLLFIY; encoded by the coding sequence ATGTTCAGCTCAGGTTTTTTAGGTACGGCAGCACCGTTATATCTGGATATTGTTACCCTCTATTTTGCGATACTGCCGTTTTTGATGTTTTTGTGTATCTCGTTTGCGATCAAGAAAAAATATGACAGACATTTCATCTGTCAATCTATCCTTTTTGCAGTAACGCTGGTCGTCGTTGCGATATTTGAGGTCGGTATGAGAATGTCAGGCGGTATTATGGAGTTTATGAAGACGTCAGGTGTTTCTTACGGATTTATGATGACCTTTTTGATCGTACATGTGGGCATAGCTATTGTCAGTGTCGTATTGTGGTCGGCACTTATCTACAGTGCCGTAAAAAATTATAAAGTAGAGGCAAAAGGGGTGCCGGCATCACATCCCAGAATCGGACGGTACGTCTTTTTGGGAATGACGGTAAGCTCTTCAATGGGAATCGTTATCTACTATCTGCTTTTTATATATTAG
- a CDS encoding DUF488 family protein produces the protein MVILLKRAYETPEQNDGFRILVDRIWPRGVSKDFAHIDFWAKDVTPSTSLRKWFSHDPLKWDEFKRRYINELDDNPKAVEEFIKYLQHDRVTFVFGAKDTLHTHAIILKEYIENKIN, from the coding sequence ATGGTTATCTTACTTAAGCGCGCATATGAGACGCCGGAGCAAAATGACGGCTTTCGTATCCTTGTAGACAGAATCTGGCCAAGAGGGGTGTCCAAAGATTTTGCGCATATCGATTTTTGGGCTAAAGACGTCACGCCAAGTACGTCTCTTAGAAAATGGTTTTCGCATGATCCTTTAAAATGGGATGAGTTTAAAAGGCGTTATATCAACGAGCTCGACGATAATCCAAAAGCCGTAGAAGAGTTCATAAAATATCTGCAGCATGACAGAGTCACCTTTGTATTCGGTGCAAAAGACACGCTGCATACACATGCGATAATCTTAAAAGAGTATATAGAAAATAAAATCAATTGA
- a CDS encoding PAS domain S-box protein yields MNAIITFLAKLGFWSFVILFTSLALVISELLVALHSYILTGVFFDENLFIVGFTIPAITGFIVFGLIAFLLRHLREVESEKNRITVLQKDTETNLDYAQKRALRYLNITGTLIVALDTDANILLANNELCKALGYESENELLGKNWIEETIPIEDQVSIKESCADVMRGNIEPYRTYETKLLQKDGSIRLIEWHNEHVKDSDGNIEGILSSGTDITKSRHDEEELKKSESYQRALLDSFPFLIWLKDTNSNFLAVNKSFANAAGVKSTSELIGKNDLDYFPKDLADAYRADDKEVMASLQKKELEELIEGQGERKWYQTYKAPILNKAGTLFGTVGFARDITQDKESEEELKLMQYALDQVDEAVYLTDENGFFKYVNDGSVRQLGYTKQELRSMRIPDIDPEFPESRLPILWNELKQKGSKIVFTMHQNKNGTVFPVEINLTYIKYRGSGYLLAFISDITERKRSEEKLKLSASVFTNTHEGIIITDKDNIIMDVNEAFTTITGYSRTDVLGKKPNILKSGRNDQAFYSKLWATLHKEGVWKGELWNRKKDGEEYVESATISVVYDDNKAVQNYISIFTDITQQKLQQLELERSAHYDALTNLPNRMLFADRMKQAISQAIRRKQMIAVAYIDIDGFKAVNDTYGHTIGDKLLILLAEKMTSLLRQSDTVSRIGGDEFIALFVDIQDEESVAPFLTRLINTIAEPVSIENCPINVSASIGVTLYPQKDKLQADQIIKQADQAMYKAKMSGKNKYIILNETKKTGS; encoded by the coding sequence ATGAATGCAATTATTACCTTTTTAGCCAAGCTTGGATTTTGGTCATTCGTCATACTGTTCACATCATTGGCGCTCGTTATTTCAGAGCTGCTGGTAGCGCTTCACAGTTATATACTGACCGGCGTATTTTTTGATGAGAACCTGTTTATTGTCGGATTTACCATCCCTGCTATTACCGGATTTATTGTTTTTGGATTAATAGCCTTCTTGTTGCGTCATCTTCGTGAAGTGGAAAGTGAAAAGAACAGGATAACGGTTCTTCAAAAAGATACGGAGACCAACCTTGATTATGCACAAAAACGCGCCCTTCGCTATCTGAATATTACCGGAACGTTGATCGTAGCACTGGATACCGACGCTAACATTCTCTTAGCTAACAATGAACTGTGTAAAGCTCTTGGATACGAATCGGAAAATGAGTTACTGGGTAAAAATTGGATAGAAGAAACTATTCCTATAGAAGATCAGGTATCGATCAAGGAATCGTGTGCAGATGTTATGCGCGGGAATATCGAACCTTACAGAACATATGAAACGAAACTGCTGCAAAAAGACGGAAGCATCAGACTTATTGAGTGGCATAATGAGCATGTCAAAGACAGTGATGGAAATATAGAAGGTATCTTGTCCTCGGGGACGGACATTACAAAATCAAGACATGATGAAGAAGAACTCAAAAAAAGCGAAAGTTATCAGCGTGCGCTTTTGGATAGTTTTCCGTTTCTTATTTGGCTAAAAGATACAAACAGCAATTTTTTAGCTGTAAATAAATCTTTTGCCAACGCAGCCGGGGTCAAAAGTACGTCAGAGCTCATCGGTAAAAATGATTTGGATTATTTTCCAAAAGATCTAGCAGATGCCTATCGTGCCGATGATAAAGAGGTTATGGCATCATTGCAAAAAAAAGAGTTAGAGGAGCTTATAGAAGGGCAAGGGGAAAGAAAGTGGTATCAGACCTATAAAGCCCCTATTTTGAACAAAGCCGGAACTCTTTTTGGAACAGTAGGCTTTGCCAGAGATATTACGCAGGATAAAGAATCGGAAGAAGAACTCAAACTTATGCAATATGCCCTTGATCAAGTAGATGAAGCAGTGTATTTGACCGATGAAAATGGATTTTTCAAATATGTGAACGATGGTTCCGTTCGTCAACTCGGCTATACAAAACAAGAGCTAAGATCAATGAGAATACCTGACATTGATCCTGAATTTCCTGAGTCTCGGCTGCCAATCCTTTGGAATGAGCTCAAACAAAAAGGTTCGAAAATAGTTTTTACGATGCATCAAAACAAAAACGGAACCGTCTTTCCAGTCGAAATCAATCTGACTTATATTAAATACAGGGGAAGCGGATATCTTCTTGCCTTTATTAGCGATATAACAGAACGCAAACGTTCAGAAGAGAAGCTTAAGCTCTCAGCAAGTGTATTTACCAATACGCATGAGGGTATTATTATTACAGATAAAGATAATATCATCATGGATGTAAATGAAGCATTTACGACTATAACGGGTTACTCACGCACCGACGTTCTCGGTAAAAAACCAAATATCCTTAAATCCGGTCGTAACGATCAAGCGTTTTACTCAAAACTTTGGGCAACTTTGCATAAAGAGGGTGTATGGAAAGGGGAGTTGTGGAATCGTAAAAAGGATGGAGAAGAATATGTTGAAAGTGCTACGATCAGCGTCGTTTATGATGATAACAAAGCGGTGCAAAACTATATTTCCATTTTCACGGATATAACACAACAAAAACTACAGCAGCTAGAACTTGAACGCAGTGCTCATTATGATGCTTTGACAAATCTACCCAACCGTATGCTGTTTGCCGATAGAATGAAACAGGCGATTTCTCAGGCAATTCGCAGAAAGCAGATGATAGCCGTCGCATACATCGATATCGATGGGTTTAAAGCGGTAAATGATACATACGGTCATACTATTGGAGATAAACTGCTTATTTTGTTGGCTGAAAAAATGACAAGTCTGCTTCGCCAAAGCGATACAGTTTCTCGCATAGGCGGGGATGAGTTTATAGCTTTGTTCGTTGATATTCAAGATGAAGAAAGTGTTGCTCCTTTTTTAACCAGACTTATAAATACTATAGCAGAGCCGGTCAGTATTGAAAATTGCCCTATCAATGTTTCAGCAAGTATTGGAGTTACATTGTATCCGCAAAAAGATAAATTGCAAGCCGATCAAATTATCAAACAGGCCGATCAAGCCATGTACAAAGCGAAAATGTCCGGTAAAAACAAATATATTATTTTAAATGAAACAAAAAAAACAGGAAGCTGA
- a CDS encoding NifS family cysteine desulfurase → MKVYMDNNATTMVAPEVVDVMLPFFSELYGNPNSLHKFGTATRPALSQAINQVYTAINASDNDDIVFTSCATESNNWVLKSVWVDKILNGDKNHIVTTEVEHPSVLSTCRFLEEQGVKVTYLPVNEEGIVEAHTVKSFITDKTALVSIMWANNETGMIFPIKEIGEICKAKDVLFHTDGVQAVGKIPVDVSDVHVDFMSMSAHKFHGPKGVGALYIKNSQALTPLFNGGEHMGGRRSGTLNVPYIVGMGKAIEMATSNIEETIKNIRAKRDRLEDALLSIIPDTFTVGNRENRTPNTILISIRGVEGEGMLWDLNKYDIGASTGSACASEDLEANTVMLAIGADHELAHTGIRLSLSRYTTDEEVDYVIEHFKEAVERLRAISSSYAKVKPSPGGEAGECQIPEHHVQN, encoded by the coding sequence ATGAAAGTATATATGGACAACAATGCAACTACGATGGTCGCTCCTGAAGTAGTTGATGTAATGCTTCCATTTTTTAGCGAACTTTATGGAAATCCGAACTCACTGCATAAATTTGGTACGGCGACCCGCCCTGCATTATCTCAAGCTATAAATCAGGTCTATACAGCGATAAACGCTTCTGATAATGACGATATAGTTTTTACGTCATGCGCTACCGAATCAAACAACTGGGTCCTAAAATCCGTATGGGTCGATAAAATCTTAAACGGAGACAAAAATCACATAGTTACAACTGAGGTCGAACACCCTTCCGTCCTCTCCACATGCAGATTTTTAGAGGAACAAGGTGTAAAAGTAACCTACCTTCCCGTAAACGAAGAGGGGATCGTCGAAGCACATACAGTAAAAAGCTTCATTACTGACAAAACAGCGCTTGTATCCATCATGTGGGCAAATAACGAAACGGGTATGATATTTCCTATCAAAGAGATAGGCGAGATATGTAAAGCAAAAGATGTCTTGTTTCATACCGACGGCGTACAGGCGGTAGGAAAAATACCTGTAGACGTTTCTGACGTACATGTCGATTTTATGTCGATGAGCGCACACAAATTTCACGGTCCAAAAGGGGTCGGAGCACTTTACATAAAAAATTCACAGGCATTGACTCCGCTGTTTAACGGCGGCGAACATATGGGCGGACGCCGTTCGGGTACGCTTAATGTTCCTTATATCGTAGGAATGGGAAAAGCCATCGAAATGGCTACTTCAAATATAGAAGAGACCATAAAGAACATCCGTGCAAAAAGAGACAGACTAGAAGATGCTCTTCTTAGCATCATTCCCGACACGTTCACCGTCGGGAACCGTGAGAACAGAACCCCTAACACAATACTTATCTCTATCCGCGGTGTCGAAGGAGAAGGTATGCTGTGGGATCTTAACAAATATGACATAGGAGCTTCGACGGGAAGTGCATGTGCGAGCGAAGACCTTGAAGCAAACACCGTTATGCTCGCCATCGGAGCTGACCATGAACTGGCACACACGGGTATCCGTCTAAGTCTCAGCCGTTACACGACCGATGAAGAGGTGGATTATGTCATCGAGCATTTTAAAGAGGCGGTGGAAAGATTAAGAGCCATATCCAGTTCTTATGCAAAAGTAAAACCGTCACCAGGCGGTGAAGCCGGCGAGTGTCAGATCCCGGAACACCACGTACAAAATTAA
- a CDS encoding iron-sulfur cluster assembly scaffold protein — MAKNDLIGESLWDAYSDKVTRLMNNPEHQGEITEEEAAQHGNKLIVADFGAESCGDAVRLYWEVDPKTDIIVNSKFRSFGCGTAIASSDVMTELCIGKTVQEAVKITNIDVEFALRDTPDVPAVPPQKMHCSVMAYDVIKKAAGLYLGVDAESFEEEIIVCECARVSLKTLKEVIRLNDLKTIEQITDYTKAGGFCKSCIKPGGHEEREYYLVDILADTRREMDEEKMKAAADAGVEGDFASMTLVQKIKAIDTIIDENVRQFLIMDGGNMEVIDIKEGGDNIDVYIRYIGACNGCASSTTGTLYAIESTLKDKLSSKIRVLPI, encoded by the coding sequence ATGGCAAAAAATGATTTAATCGGCGAATCTTTATGGGATGCTTATTCCGATAAAGTTACCCGTCTTATGAATAATCCTGAACATCAGGGCGAGATTACCGAAGAGGAAGCTGCCCAGCACGGCAACAAACTTATCGTTGCCGACTTTGGAGCGGAAAGCTGCGGCGATGCCGTACGTCTTTACTGGGAAGTTGACCCTAAAACAGATATAATCGTGAACTCCAAATTTAGAAGCTTCGGATGCGGTACGGCAATAGCGAGCAGCGACGTTATGACAGAGCTTTGTATCGGCAAAACCGTACAAGAAGCGGTAAAGATCACGAATATCGACGTTGAGTTCGCTCTGCGCGATACGCCTGATGTTCCTGCAGTTCCGCCTCAAAAGATGCACTGCTCGGTCATGGCATATGATGTCATCAAAAAAGCGGCAGGATTATACCTCGGTGTCGATGCTGAAAGCTTTGAAGAGGAGATTATCGTCTGTGAATGTGCGCGCGTATCTCTTAAAACTCTCAAAGAGGTCATCAGACTCAACGATCTAAAAACGATCGAACAGATAACGGACTATACGAAAGCCGGCGGTTTTTGTAAGAGCTGTATAAAACCGGGCGGTCATGAAGAGCGTGAATACTATCTTGTAGATATCTTGGCAGACACACGCCGCGAGATGGATGAAGAGAAGATGAAAGCAGCTGCCGATGCCGGTGTAGAAGGTGATTTTGCTTCTATGACGCTTGTTCAAAAGATCAAAGCTATCGATACCATCATAGACGAGAACGTCCGCCAGTTTTTGATCATGGACGGAGGGAACATGGAAGTTATCGATATTAAAGAGGGCGGCGACAACATCGATGTCTACATCAGATACATAGGTGCTTGTAACGGATGTGCAAGTTCTACCACGGGAACCCTTTACGCGATCGAGAGCACTTTAAAAGACAAACTCTCAAGTAAAATACGTGTTCTTCCTATCTAA
- a CDS encoding diguanylate cyclase, whose product MQNNLLLFLLLVLFFVFFFLLFVLYKRNNELFEQNAHLKSILHGSVRACFVVDDDDFIVYLNLAMLQILGEKEQNILHKIWYEKIVPNEEKSKFKNLIYKQDDNDLFIHIIEADQKARPYLLNYTKIGTYILFELQDLSCYEEHQAKFEELANELEHLKKSLREQETNFKKTFDMAVNGIAILTGDGEATYTNKSLQTMLDYNEDYLKQLGLQPLFSDSESFPTLLKTVKNEHNIQRLPHHFRNRSGVSMDVSISMSYLAELDQYLVIIQDVTKELEYTKKLEKQKESYARRADMDVLTPCFSRSYLDILLKNMCEAKKEFTYIMFDVDHFKSVNDTYGHLIGDEVLIKVVKTVKEGLRATDTLARYGGEEFAIVLERTSKADALQLAEKLRKMIEETSFPPVENLTCSFGVSCDNSPLTCKQIIECADIALYQAKTNGRNRVEMYKSRSSI is encoded by the coding sequence TTGCAAAATAATTTATTGTTATTTTTGTTGCTCGTTCTGTTCTTTGTTTTTTTCTTTTTACTGTTTGTTTTATATAAACGAAATAATGAACTTTTTGAACAAAATGCGCACCTGAAATCTATCCTTCACGGTTCGGTAAGGGCCTGTTTCGTGGTCGATGACGATGACTTCATCGTTTATTTAAATCTGGCCATGCTGCAGATACTCGGTGAAAAAGAGCAGAATATCCTCCATAAAATCTGGTATGAAAAAATAGTACCCAATGAAGAAAAATCAAAATTTAAAAATCTTATTTATAAACAGGACGATAACGATCTTTTTATTCACATTATCGAAGCCGATCAAAAAGCAAGACCGTATCTGTTAAACTACACGAAGATCGGAACGTATATCCTTTTTGAACTGCAGGATCTTTCATGCTATGAAGAGCATCAGGCAAAATTCGAAGAGCTGGCAAACGAACTGGAACATCTGAAAAAATCACTGAGAGAACAAGAGACCAACTTCAAAAAAACGTTCGATATGGCAGTAAACGGCATTGCAATCTTAACGGGAGATGGCGAAGCCACTTACACGAACAAATCGCTTCAGACCATGCTTGATTATAATGAGGATTATTTAAAGCAGCTGGGATTACAACCTCTCTTTAGCGACAGCGAATCGTTTCCGACCCTTTTAAAAACGGTAAAGAACGAACATAACATACAAAGACTTCCCCACCATTTTAGAAACAGATCCGGAGTCAGTATGGACGTATCCATCTCCATGAGCTATTTGGCGGAGCTTGACCAGTATCTTGTCATCATCCAAGACGTAACCAAAGAGCTTGAGTACACCAAAAAACTTGAAAAGCAGAAGGAATCCTATGCAAGACGTGCGGATATGGATGTTCTTACCCCATGTTTTTCAAGATCATATCTCGATATTTTATTGAAAAACATGTGTGAAGCAAAAAAAGAGTTTACCTACATAATGTTTGACGTCGATCATTTTAAATCGGTAAACGATACTTACGGGCATCTCATAGGCGATGAAGTTCTGATAAAGGTCGTCAAAACAGTAAAGGAAGGGCTCAGAGCGACTGATACGCTGGCGAGATACGGCGGAGAGGAGTTTGCGATCGTATTGGAACGTACGTCAAAAGCCGATGCGCTGCAGCTAGCTGAAAAACTTCGTAAAATGATAGAGGAGACCAGCTTCCCTCCTGTGGAAAATCTTACGTGCAGTTTCGGTGTAAGCTGTGATAACTCTCCGCTTACATGCAAGCAGATCATAGAGTGTGCGGATATAGCGCTTTACCAGGCAAAAACTAACGGGAGAAACAGGGTCGAGATGTATAAAAGCAGATCGTCTATCTAA
- a CDS encoding DNA polymerase IV produces the protein MKIHIDLDCFFVSAECTKDASLLHKPVAIGGRSDIQIFSHKNRNQNVNLTNSGSFVSTFYQEYDKRDDDLQNFLDKDGRVRGILTTASYEARKYGIKTAMSISEALRLCPHLIIKAPNMSLYQELSHKLHLYLQEKIPLVEQASIDEFYCDVTGWIADEDVPKFIDSLRHDIKKNLDLPVSIGASYTRYIAKLATGEAKPFGCKTIYKKDFDAFIDPIHVSRFSGIGKAMMRKLEEAQIFTLGELRRRRGTIESWGPYAKELYKKVNGETDTPISTKSVRKSIGISRSFDPVFDRTELKRRVVILSRHLIFAIQRLKVIPTVFSLSIRYELNQKSHSSITKRKELSEKEFKDLCLSLFMQTDNQKRLHIVHLAITSSEFTHICRRELSLLEMDDDNRQKELTKQAHKVREKYGLGSLRWGSEI, from the coding sequence ATGAAAATACATATAGATCTAGACTGTTTTTTTGTTTCTGCCGAATGCACGAAAGACGCATCACTTTTGCATAAACCCGTTGCCATAGGCGGAAGAAGCGATATTCAGATATTTTCGCATAAAAACAGGAACCAGAATGTGAATCTGACGAATTCAGGATCCTTTGTTTCAACCTTTTATCAGGAATACGACAAAAGGGATGATGACCTGCAAAATTTCTTGGACAAAGACGGAAGAGTCCGGGGAATACTGACAACGGCAAGCTACGAAGCCAGAAAATACGGTATCAAAACCGCAATGAGCATCAGCGAAGCGCTCCGTCTTTGCCCGCATCTCATCATAAAAGCACCGAATATGTCCTTGTATCAGGAACTTTCGCACAAACTTCATCTCTATCTGCAAGAGAAGATTCCCTTGGTGGAACAAGCGAGCATAGACGAGTTTTACTGCGACGTAACGGGATGGATAGCAGATGAAGACGTTCCAAAGTTCATAGATTCGCTTCGCCACGATATCAAAAAAAATCTCGATCTTCCCGTATCCATAGGCGCTTCATATACAAGATACATAGCAAAGCTCGCAACCGGCGAAGCAAAACCTTTTGGCTGCAAGACGATATACAAAAAAGATTTTGACGCTTTTATTGATCCCATTCATGTCAGCAGGTTCTCCGGCATCGGAAAAGCCATGATGCGAAAACTTGAAGAAGCGCAGATATTTACGCTGGGAGAGCTAAGACGCAGACGCGGCACGATAGAGTCCTGGGGTCCTTATGCAAAAGAGCTTTATAAAAAAGTAAACGGAGAGACAGATACCCCAATCAGCACAAAAAGCGTGCGAAAATCGATCGGTATATCAAGGAGTTTTGATCCGGTATTTGACAGGACAGAGCTTAAAAGACGCGTCGTCATTCTTTCGCGTCATCTTATCTTCGCCATACAGAGGTTAAAAGTGATACCCACGGTATTTTCGCTTTCGATCAGATATGAACTCAATCAAAAATCACATAGCAGTATCACGAAAAGAAAAGAGCTGAGCGAAAAGGAGTTCAAAGACCTATGTTTGTCTCTTTTTATGCAGACCGACAATCAAAAACGTCTGCATATCGTGCATCTGGCCATAACTTCTTCGGAGTTTACGCATATCTGCAGACGCGAACTCTCCCTTTTGGAGATGGATGACGACAATAGACAAAAAGAGCTGACAAAACAGGCTCATAAAGTAAGAGAGAAGTATGGCCTCGGCTCCCTTCGGTGGGGAAGCGAGATATAG
- the purM gene encoding phosphoribosylformylglycinamidine cyclo-ligase: MSQISYKDAGVDIDAGNSFVENIKPLVKSTKIPGVIGGIGSFAGAFELPKGYNEPVMLAATDGVGTKLKLAIDSGIHNTVGIDLVAMCVNDLICNFGTPSFFLDYYATGKLEVDVATSVVSGIAAGCVEAECALIGGETAEMPGMYSQDDYDLAGFAVGVAEKAEMDRVSMVQEGDQLIALPSSGLHSNGFSLARKVLFEKMNLDFRADFNGKPLIETLLTPTNIYVKTFKALKEKIVALAHITGGGIVENLPRALPENLMAEVKESSIRTLPIFDLIGEHVARDEMFRAFNMGVGMILVVRPENVDAVLAAAEGSYHIGEIKSGTRKAVMV, from the coding sequence ATGAGTCAAATAAGCTACAAAGACGCCGGTGTCGATATCGATGCGGGAAACAGTTTTGTCGAGAATATCAAGCCGTTAGTCAAATCTACGAAGATACCGGGCGTTATAGGCGGGATAGGTTCATTTGCAGGTGCTTTTGAACTTCCTAAGGGTTACAATGAACCCGTAATGCTCGCAGCTACAGACGGAGTGGGAACAAAACTAAAGCTTGCTATTGATTCAGGGATACACAACACTGTCGGGATCGACCTTGTTGCTATGTGTGTGAACGATCTTATTTGTAACTTCGGTACGCCGTCGTTCTTTTTGGATTACTATGCGACGGGCAAACTTGAAGTGGATGTAGCTACTTCGGTAGTAAGCGGTATCGCTGCGGGGTGTGTGGAAGCAGAATGTGCGCTTATCGGCGGCGAAACTGCCGAAATGCCCGGGATGTACAGCCAAGACGATTACGATCTTGCGGGTTTTGCGGTCGGTGTCGCGGAAAAGGCAGAGATGGACCGCGTGAGCATGGTTCAAGAGGGTGACCAGCTTATAGCGCTCCCGAGTTCGGGTCTTCACTCGAACGGTTTTTCGCTTGCGCGTAAAGTCTTGTTCGAGAAGATGAATCTTGATTTTAGAGCAGATTTTAACGGCAAGCCGCTTATAGAAACTCTTTTGACTCCGACGAATATCTATGTAAAGACTTTTAAAGCATTAAAAGAGAAGATCGTAGCGCTTGCCCATATCACGGGCGGCGGGATTGTCGAAAATCTTCCCCGTGCTTTACCTGAAAACCTGATGGCCGAAGTAAAAGAGAGCAGCATAAGAACGCTTCCTATCTTTGATCTTATCGGCGAGCATGTTGCGCGCGACGAGATGTTCAGAGCGTTTAACATGGGAGTAGGGATGATACTTGTGGTACGTCCGGAGAACGTAGACGCTGTTTTAGCTGCGGCAGAGGGGAGCTACCATATCGGCGAGATAAAATCCGGTACCAGAAAAGCGGTGATGGTCTAA
- a CDS encoding YgaP-like transmembrane domain, translating to MDLNKVRKFCRVFRILLGIILIAIGAYTGIYWFYLGVIPLIAGITNFCPLCMITKKCDIN from the coding sequence ATGGATTTAAATAAAGTAAGAAAGTTTTGTAGGGTATTTCGTATTCTTCTCGGAATTATTTTAATCGCTATCGGTGCTTACACGGGCATTTACTGGTTTTATCTGGGGGTTATTCCTCTTATCGCGGGAATCACGAATTTCTGTCCCCTTTGTATGATAACCAAAAAGTGCGACATCAACTAA
- a CDS encoding spermidine synthase — translation MKDFIYPEMMIHVPLCTHKEPKNILVLSDDAMKLQLEISRHDDMSATTVPASLESLRNAGDASFEIILSEAACDAANIAHMSRALTDDGLLVTVHPSLDNVEENKIIMQVMANYFKIIMPYRLENGESLLLASKAYHPTADLILQRADMLDGLSYYNSDIHPAAFAMGNYIRKEYLGIIRN, via the coding sequence TTGAAAGATTTTATATACCCGGAAATGATGATACATGTGCCGCTTTGTACACATAAAGAACCAAAGAACATCCTTGTACTGAGCGACGATGCGATGAAGCTTCAGCTTGAGATCTCACGTCATGACGATATGAGCGCTACAACGGTTCCCGCATCATTGGAAAGTCTTAGAAACGCCGGCGACGCATCGTTTGAAATAATTCTATCCGAAGCAGCATGCGACGCAGCCAATATCGCCCATATGAGCAGAGCATTGACGGATGACGGCCTTTTGGTCACTGTACACCCGTCACTGGACAATGTGGAAGAGAACAAGATCATTATGCAGGTTATGGCAAACTATTTCAAGATCATCATGCCTTACCGTTTAGAAAACGGGGAGAGTCTGCTTTTAGCTTCAAAAGCGTACCATCCGACAGCGGATCTGATCTTGCAGCGTGCAGATATGCTTGACGGCCTTAGCTACTACAACAGCGACATCCATCCGGCGGCTTTTGCTATGGGCAACTATATCCGCAAAGAATATCTCGGAATCATAAGAAACTAA
- the coaE gene encoding dephospho-CoA kinase (Dephospho-CoA kinase (CoaE) performs the final step in coenzyme A biosynthesis.), which translates to MAFKYAIALTGSIATGKSTVASLMALNGMRVIDADSISHEILEANAQWVKENFGEEFVKNSKVDRPALGKLIFSNKDAKKKLEAFLHPLIRQEIEARSEKQDSFKFPYLIDIPLFFESQAYPIKDSVVVYTPPELQLERFMKRNGYSKEESLKRIASQMPIDEKKKRATWVIDNSKDLPHLQDEVEKFVNTIKEKYL; encoded by the coding sequence ATGGCGTTTAAGTATGCTATCGCGCTCACCGGTTCGATCGCCACGGGCAAGAGTACCGTCGCTTCGCTGATGGCGCTTAACGGCATGCGCGTCATAGATGCGGACAGCATAAGTCATGAGATATTAGAAGCAAATGCACAGTGGGTCAAAGAAAATTTCGGCGAAGAGTTTGTCAAAAACTCCAAAGTGGACAGACCAGCTCTTGGAAAGCTGATATTTTCAAACAAAGATGCCAAAAAGAAATTAGAAGCGTTCCTGCATCCGCTCATACGCCAAGAGATCGAAGCGAGATCGGAGAAACAGGACAGTTTTAAGTTTCCCTATCTCATAGACATCCCTCTGTTTTTTGAGAGTCAGGCGTACCCCATCAAAGACAGCGTCGTCGTCTATACTCCGCCCGAGCTTCAGCTTGAGCGTTTTATGAAGAGAAACGGCTACTCAAAAGAGGAATCTCTAAAACGTATCGCGAGCCAGATGCCGATAGATGAGAAAAAAAAACGTGCAACCTGGGTGATAGACAACTCAAAAGACCTGCCGCACCTTCAAGATGAGGTAGAAAAGTTCGTAAATACCATAAAGGAAAAATACCTATGA